A region from the Microbispora sp. ZYX-F-249 genome encodes:
- a CDS encoding serine/threonine-protein kinase, whose translation MDLLAGRYRLAEPLGEGGGGTVWRAHDELLRREVAIKQVRVPPGLDDRERAGFLGRAVEEARAAGRLTHPAIVTVHDVVGHAGQPWIVMDLVPGRSLDKIIREDGPLPSERVAEIGLAVLDALEAAHSRGILHRDVKPANVLIGPDGRALLTDFGIAAPVGGAGGSWQSSAGSPNYMAPERFRDEPDGPPSDLWSLGATLYTAVEGEPPFHRNMAAALVAAVLLHEPRPVTRASRVLAWIVLALLDKDPARRPPPDVVRQALQAAAAPPVPAARPARTWRLVAVAALVVVAGLAAGLGAWLLVSGGRDGSARFAALPDACRSLTEAQIRDLIGAAPRGEPAAEGRCEWKEHTTGREGAITVTYRLPAEGEDEAAASRDLAAERATRAAQCAAARDRPGIADEAFTCDSSDPATGATGATVWFRLSNLIVEVAYRRAGDPSVTPADRHTAERAAELVGIGLG comes from the coding sequence GTGGATCTGCTCGCCGGACGGTACCGGCTCGCCGAACCGCTGGGTGAGGGCGGCGGCGGCACGGTCTGGCGTGCCCACGACGAACTGCTGCGCCGGGAGGTGGCGATCAAGCAGGTGCGCGTCCCGCCCGGTCTGGACGACCGGGAGCGCGCCGGTTTTCTCGGCAGGGCCGTCGAGGAGGCCCGGGCGGCCGGGCGGCTCACCCACCCGGCCATCGTGACGGTCCACGACGTCGTCGGGCACGCCGGGCAGCCGTGGATCGTCATGGACCTGGTGCCGGGCCGCTCCCTCGACAAGATCATCCGAGAGGACGGGCCGCTTCCCTCCGAGCGGGTGGCCGAGATCGGCCTGGCCGTGCTCGACGCGCTGGAGGCGGCCCACTCCCGGGGCATCCTGCACCGCGACGTGAAGCCGGCCAACGTGCTCATCGGGCCGGACGGCCGCGCCCTGCTCACCGACTTCGGCATCGCCGCGCCCGTGGGCGGCGCCGGCGGCTCCTGGCAGAGCTCGGCGGGGTCGCCCAACTACATGGCCCCGGAACGGTTCCGGGACGAGCCCGACGGCCCGCCCTCCGACCTGTGGTCGCTGGGCGCCACGCTCTACACCGCCGTCGAGGGGGAGCCGCCCTTCCACCGGAACATGGCCGCCGCGCTCGTCGCCGCCGTTCTGCTCCACGAGCCCCGGCCGGTGACCCGGGCCTCGCGGGTGCTCGCGTGGATCGTGCTCGCGCTGCTCGACAAGGACCCGGCGCGGCGTCCGCCGCCCGACGTCGTACGGCAGGCGCTGCAGGCCGCCGCCGCGCCGCCGGTGCCCGCCGCACGGCCCGCGCGGACGTGGCGGCTCGTCGCCGTGGCGGCCCTGGTCGTCGTCGCCGGCCTGGCGGCGGGCCTGGGCGCCTGGCTGCTGGTGTCCGGGGGGCGGGACGGCTCCGCGCGGTTCGCCGCGCTCCCGGACGCCTGCCGCAGCCTGACCGAGGCCCAGATCCGCGACCTCATCGGCGCCGCGCCACGCGGGGAACCCGCCGCCGAGGGGCGGTGCGAGTGGAAAGAGCACACCACCGGCCGTGAAGGGGCGATCACGGTGACCTACCGGCTGCCCGCCGAAGGGGAGGACGAGGCGGCGGCCTCCCGCGACCTCGCGGCGGAGCGGGCCACCCGGGCCGCCCAGTGCGCCGCGGCGCGCGACCGGCCCGGGATCGCCGACGAGGCCTTCACCTGTGACTCCTCCGACCCCGCCACCGGTGCCACCGGGGCCACGGTCTGGTTCCGCCTCAGCAATCTCATCGTCGAGGTCGCCTATCGGCGTGCCGGTGACCCCTCGGTCACCCCGGCCGACCGGCACACCGCCGAGCGCGCCGCCGAACTCGTCGGCATCGGGCTCGGGTGA
- a CDS encoding cytochrome P450, translating to MPDVVPGPLATPPPEFARRRESGPLEPATMPSGDRVPMAVRYEDVRALLASPTSSRNLRLPGLPRFVSGVGIDDDPDALINQDPPEHTRYRRIMHGTFTPRRIEPWRPRIARIARDLLDGLGDDFDVVGGCALRLPANVICAMLGVPMDHYAQFVRWTDMFLTTSTATEQARHEGYTDFMAYAAELVAQHRLEPGEDLIDLLIQARDADDRLSEGELVNTVFSLITAGYETTASMIARGVFRLLLHRDQWDELVADPALTATAVEEILRFDGPPASAFMRRITEDTELSGGSLSAGTVVMPNLNAANHDPQAFPEPGRFDIHRFTGHPPNPHVAFGYGPHRCLAASLARVELTEAIRALVIRRPALRLATSPESVAWTDGLVLRPVALHVTSAG from the coding sequence CGATGGCCGTCCGGTACGAGGACGTGCGCGCACTGCTGGCCTCACCCACGTCCAGCCGTAATCTGCGCCTTCCCGGGCTGCCGCGCTTCGTGAGCGGCGTCGGCATCGACGACGACCCGGACGCGCTCATCAACCAGGATCCGCCGGAGCACACGCGCTACCGCCGGATCATGCACGGCACCTTCACCCCGCGCCGGATCGAACCGTGGCGCCCCCGCATCGCGCGGATCGCCCGGGACCTCCTCGACGGCCTGGGCGACGACTTCGACGTGGTCGGGGGATGCGCGCTGCGACTGCCGGCCAATGTCATCTGCGCGATGCTCGGGGTGCCGATGGACCACTACGCGCAGTTCGTCCGGTGGACGGACATGTTCCTGACCACGTCCACGGCCACCGAGCAGGCGCGTCACGAGGGCTACACCGACTTCATGGCCTACGCCGCCGAACTGGTCGCCCAGCATCGCCTCGAACCGGGCGAGGACCTCATCGACCTGCTCATCCAGGCCAGGGACGCCGATGACCGGCTGTCGGAGGGCGAGCTCGTCAACACCGTCTTCTCCCTCATCACGGCCGGGTACGAGACGACCGCCTCGATGATCGCCCGTGGTGTGTTCCGGTTGCTCCTCCACCGCGACCAGTGGGACGAGCTGGTCGCGGATCCGGCCCTGACGGCCACCGCCGTCGAGGAGATCCTGCGCTTCGACGGGCCGCCCGCCAGCGCGTTCATGCGCCGCATCACGGAGGACACCGAGCTGTCCGGCGGCTCGCTGAGCGCGGGGACGGTCGTCATGCCGAACCTGAACGCGGCCAACCACGATCCGCAGGCGTTTCCCGAGCCCGGCCGGTTCGACATCCACCGTTTCACCGGCCATCCGCCCAACCCGCATGTGGCGTTCGGTTACGGCCCGCACCGCTGCCTGGCCGCCAGCCTCGCCAGGGTCGAGCTCACCGAGGCGATCAGAGCCCTGGTCATCCGGCGGCCCGCCCTCCGCCTGGCCACCTCACCCGAGTCGGTGGCATGGACAGACGGCCTTGTCCTGCGGCCCGTCGCCCTGCACGTCACCTCGGCGGGATGA